CGTTGTTAGATATCCTCTTTTCTGTAAATATGCTATAGTTTGTTCTGGTAATGAACTTGTTTTGGAAAAATCTTCTATTTCCTTCCAAATGTCTTTATCTAAAATATCAATAGCACCAGTATAGCCATGAGTTAACAGATATTTATCATCTTCAATTTCTAACTTGACTGGAATTGTGTAATATGATAATCTCAACTTTTCCATTTTTTTTATTCTAATAAGTTTTACATTTAAATATTACAGATATACATCTGTTTATGGTTAGAAAAAAAGAATACTTGTTCTTCTTTACCTCGTGTCCAGTCTCTTAGCATCAAAAGAGCATTATCAGGCACTTTGCATTCTATCGTATTTTTATTCGCTACTTTTCTTAATAAAGAAATCCATCCTTTTCTTTTATCAAAATAGAATAACTCATATTCATCTCCTATGCGGATAAAGTTATCGTCATTTCGCGGTACGCAGATCGCATATGTGATATTAACCTCTTTGCCGAAATCGAAAATTATTGAATCGCCTTTGTTCTTTGATAAAAAGTATGTAAGTGGATCATTATCAAAGCAATTTTTCAATTGCATTTCTGGATCTTTGTTATTATATGATTCTCCTGAAATAATGTTTTGTGGTATTAATTCTTCCCGATCATTAAAAAAATGTAACTCTGCTAATTCAAGTAAAACATCATTTCGAGCTATATATTTAAGATACCTGTTCTTTTGATATAAGGTATCCATAGGATATGTATTAAAGCATACATAAGGCGTGTCACATACTTCATATAATTTCTTGTTAATCCTATTCCGATGATTTCCTCCGTAGAATTGTGCTTTAACAATTCGATACATTCGTTCCTGATTCCAACTAAAAAGAGGAAATTTGCGGTAAAGTGTTTCAGTCTTTATTTTGCTTAAATCTGCTTTAAGATAATGGAGTTGGCCATCAATGAAAACAAAAGGTTCAGACTCTAATTCTAACTTTTCGGATATTCCAGATAGTAGTAGATAAATGTTACGATCCTCAACTGCTCCAAAAGAAACACTATCTTCATGTATTTCTCCTTTACAAATAGGAATTATCCGTTCTTTATTAAATGTTCCTAAATAATACCTTTTATTTATATCTTTCACTGGCAGACTTAATCTGCTTTGAAAGTACTCATTTGAGACATCTTTCTGAAAAATTTTCTTCAATGTAGGAGGAATTGTCACATCAGTCCAAGAGGCTAATATATCATCCTGTATTTGGAACGTTTTCCTATAAATCTTACATTTTTTTCGTTCGTCTGTTCTCATTTTATTTCTTATTGGATAATATTCCATATAACAAAAGGGTATATTTTGTTTGTTTGTATCTAACAATACACACCAACTATGAGAACTATAAGTTTCCGGTGAATAAGCATAGAAATCGTTTTGGACAGGAATACCTAAAGAACGTAATACATGGATAGTAAAATTACTTTCTTCTGTACATCCACCTGTGCGATAATCGAGAAGAAAAGAGGGAGATGCACAAACAGTTATATTGTTAAATATATGTGTATGATGGAAACCTTCTTCACGTAAGCGCTGACAAATTGTAGTTGCTGCTTCTACGATATCAGAACCCGTGTAAACCGAATCTAAAAGATAACCATAACGTTCAGCATATATTTCTCTCCAATCTTCCAATGGCTCATTATCAACCCGATATGGCAGTAAATATTCACAAAATTCTGAAAAAGAATAATACTTACCCCATGGTCTTTTACGCCAAGCATCGAAAGCATGATCTATATTATGTATTAAAAAGTCTGCTTTAATACATTCTGCATCTGCAACTTGTTCAAAATTGACATTTCTATTTATGCTATCTAAGATTTCTGAACGAACAGTTCCATTAATTACAAATTCTTTTTTAGCTAACTCAATTAAAGAAATATTTTTGCTATATCCTCCATAGTGATAAGACATATTTTCTATTAAAAATAATGCAGCAGCATACTTTAATGTATCAGAATCGCATTTGTAATATTCTATTACTTTTAAGAGTTCACTTGTATTCTCTTTGGCTTTTTCTAATGCAAGTGCCAATTTTTTAGTATCTCTCGAAGAACAAGATGTCGAAAAGAGATAAAGAATAATTAATAATATATGACTGTGTCTCATATAGGTTAACATTATTTGAATTTGTTGTAATGTCAAATAAATATCTTTTATTGATAGTATTTTTACTAATGCCAATTATTACGCTTGAGCCAATGAAATAATGTATTATCAATAGCTCTAAAATGTACAATTAAACTTAGATGGCAATCTCTTAGTATATGATGAGTTATGTAATGTTTTCATAAACTAAAATCTCCATATAATTGCCAGTTTGCTGACGACAATTCTATTTTGTATTCTCCCGTTTCTTCTGTACCTAAATCAATAGTTGTGTACTTAGTACTAGCATTATAAGTTTGCTCATACACTACTTCACCTGTTGACATATTCGTTATGGTTATTTTAAAATCGGATTCGAAGTCTAATGACTCGGCCGTTAATAAATGACCCATGAGAAATACTTGTGCCGGAAATAGGTTACGTTGTGCAGAATGTTGTTCTGAGCCACGTATTATAACAGTTTGGCGTGTTGAATAAGTATCAATCCCACTATTGGCAAAACCCGGTAATTGTGTAAATAGCATGCTGCATAGTACGAAAATAAGTAGTTCTTTTTTCATGTCTGTAAAATATAAATTCGGTTTTTCATTTTTGATGTTGCAAACATAGGGCTTAGAGCTGATTTGGTTTGTGTAGTATTTTGTTAAAGTTTAATTAACAATTTGATGTTTCTTGAAAATCAATACATTACATCTAAATCTCTTCTATCAGAATATCAAATTTTACAGGCGTCTCTACATTCATCCTCTTCATAATAGCATCTCTTCTTTTGTATGCAGCATTGGACGTGCAGCCAAATACATTCGCAATATCTGCATATTTCATGCCAATTTTAACCAAACAGCAGAAATAGACATCTTCTTTCAATAGTCGTTCATGCTTCCCCGTCAATCGACTGATAAACCCATGTGTTAATTGGTCTATTTCCGAAATCAATGTTTCCCATATTTCATTCGGTACTTTTTCGTTTGCATCCGGATTTTCATAATTGTGTTGTTTTATGGTTAATAAGGTCTTGTAGGCGACAGACTGACTTGTTAATAAACTGTCGAACAAGTAACTTTTTTCTTTTTTGATGTTAGTCAGTTGCTCTGTTAAATGGATATTATATTTCGCGTCATCTGGTAATTGTATTTGTTTCATAAGTTGTTCTATTTCTTTCTCTTTATCTGCAATAGCTTTTTTTATATCTGTGTATATCTTGTCTTTTTCTTTTAATAATTCATTGAGACAGCTATTCAGTTGATCTAAATATTGTTTATCTTCATTATACTCACTACATTTTTGTTTTAACTCCGCTATTTCTGCATCTTTATTCTCCATATCTTTTCTCATTTGGATGGATTGTGTGGAGATAGTTTGTAATAGAGACTCCTGTTTCAGTTTTAGTTGTTGTGCTTTCTGACGATATTTGATTCGTTTGTATACAAAAAGAACAATGAGTATTACTATGAAACTACTCCCGGCGTAGATGTAATACAAGTATAATGATAGGTTACTCCTGTGTTTTTGTTCACTCTGTTGAAGAAGGGTTACTTCCTCAACTACTAAAATTTCCTTTGTACGTTCAATGTGTTTTGTACTATCCATATATGCTTCATAGTTATCTTTGAAATGCAATGCTTCGGTAAAGTCTCCTTTTTTCCGCGCTACATCTTCTAGTATGATGCAAGCACCAGCTTTAGTGTAAAAACTGGGAGAAAATAGGCTTTTGTAAGCATAGTAAACAGCCGAATCTTTTTGATTGCTTCTGCTATAAGCATCACCTAGACTTAGGTATATACCATATAGTTGAGCGGTGTCTTTTTGCAGCATTAGTTCACGTCTGATATATGAAATAGCCTTTTCCGGTTCTCCCATTTCGTTATAAAGAATTCTTAGGGAGCTAAGAACTTCTATCTTTACATGTGGATTATTTAGTTTTTCAGCAATGGGTAGGGCGCGGTTTAGTAACTCTTCGGCTTTGCCATGAAATGCTGCTCCTTTCATAATACATATATCCGCTCGTTGTGCAAGTAACGTTGCTAAATGGGCAGAGTCAGCCTCTTGTTTAAGAAGTTCTTCTTCGCATACATAAAGAGAGTCCGCTTTGTCCAGTAGATCTTGTTGGAAGTATACATACCCAAGGTTTCCATATAGCATACACAATAGTTTATGGTCTTTGGCTTGTTTCACTAATGGCATTGCTCTGAGAAATTCGCGTATGGTGGCAGGATTATTTCTAGATTCCTGATACACTCTTCCGAGATAATAATGGGCTTTTGCCTGCATTGCTATATCATTATCTATCGAATCATAATACTCGGTGGCTATACGAATTAAAGAATCTGTGGTTGGTGTAATGTAGTTTTTGTCTTGTGCTTGGGTTAGTAATAAGGCATATTTAGCATTTTGGGCAGGTGTTTTTATCTCTGACAGGCAGATATTCTCCAGTAGATACAATGCGCTGTCCGGACGGGTGGACATCAATGAATCTGCAGTAGATAAAAGTAAATCTCCACTTCCTTTTTGTTGGCAGGCAAAGGTTACGAATATCAGATTAAATAAACAGAGGTAATATATTAGTCTGTTATGTTCTTTTGTTTGGTGCTTGATGCTTTTCATAATTCGGCTTTATATATAGTACAATTGTGGATTCTACATTGCTTATCTTATCGTTGCTAATTTATGTTTATTTAAAACACTTGTTGGGAGAAGTTTTTCGTTTGTTTTGCACTGAAAGGAATTAGCTCTTTGGTAGAACAGTACAAAATTGTTATAGAACCGAATAAGACTTTCCGCTGGCTATTTCTTTTTCATATTTCTATCTCTCCTTTTATCTTTTCTCTGTATCTTCGATGAACAAAGGGTTTGCAGACTGGACTATTGACTTTTTCGCCTTATCACCTGTCAGCGATTAGTTTCAATATTTGTATCTCCTAGTGAAACTGTTCGTTTCTCGGTGTGAAACACTTCGTTTCACTGCTTGAAACGCTTTGTTTCTCGGTGTGAAACTTTTAGTTTCAAACGGGGTTGAAACAAATTGCGAAATAGCTTTACGGAAGCTGTGCTTGAAGAATCCTTTTTCTGTTTTGTGTCAAAATGTATATCCTTTCAATCAAAATGCGTAAGGAACACGAGGCGGGAATCGCCTATCTTTGCAATGTAGGTAAATGGATACCTTAAATATATAGACAGAATACCATGAAACAAAACTTTTTTGCAGTCGACCTGGGCGCAACGAGCGGCCGTACAATCTTGGGAACTTTCATTGAAGGCGGATTAAACCTCGAAGAGATTAACCGTTTCCCTAATCATCTGATTGAAGTCGGTGGTCATTTCTATTGGGATATTTATGCATTATACCGTCATATCATTGACGGCTTGAAGCTGGTGGCTCACCGTGGTGAATCTATCGCTTCTATCGGTATTGACACATGGGGAGTGGATTTTGTATGCGTCGGAAAGGACGGAAACCTGCTTCGTCAGCCTTATGCGTATCGTGACCCGCATACGGTAGGAGCGCCGGAAGCTCTTTTCTCCCGCATTTCGCGTAGTGAA
The DNA window shown above is from Bacteroides faecium and carries:
- a CDS encoding DUF3244 domain-containing protein, whose translation is MKKELLIFVLCSMLFTQLPGFANSGIDTYSTRQTVIIRGSEQHSAQRNLFPAQVFLMGHLLTAESLDFESDFKITITNMSTGEVVYEQTYNASTKYTTIDLGTEETGEYKIELSSANWQLYGDFSL